The Chlamydiales bacterium sequence GATTGCACTGAGTTGATTGTTATAATCTACAGTACGCAGGTCTGTTAAAAACCCTTTATTAAGAGGCTCGTAAGCAAAAGGAAGTTCGTCTTTTGAAGGCACTGTTGGGACGTGTCTTTTTGAATATAATGGCATCATCAATTGAAGGTAGCGTTCCACTTCTTCAGTGGAAGTAAATCGTCCTTCCCATAATTTTTGGCTGACTTGGATTTGTTCAGGACTGCCGATCTCTGCCAGCTTTTTCTTAGCTGTTGAGATAAAGCGATGGCTAGGACCTGTTGCAACAAGGATGAGTTTTTCAATCGTTTGTTTATTGGATGGGGGAGATTATGGAATTATGAACTTCTGGTTATCTGGAAATTCATCCTGGCAAGGAATTTATAATAATATGTTTGGAGGCCCTCCTTGGGGTGATTCATTAAAAAATTATGTCGGATTTTCTCCATTCTTTCAGGTGGATAAAGTGACAACACCGTTGCTTTTAGAATTTGCACATGATGGTCTTGGAGGGCTTGAAATGTATGCGCCTCTTCGTTATTTAGGTGTCCCTGCAGAGCTTGTTGTATATGATAAAGAAGAGCGCAACTTTGTAAGACCCAAGGTTCGCGTAGCTTCTATGCAACGTAAAACGGACTGGTTTAATTTTTGGCTACTTGATAAGCAAGACCTAAACCCTGTGAAACAAGAGCAGTATAAGCGTTGGGAAGCACTTAAAAGCAAACATCGCTCTTCTTAGTTATTATGATTAATAGTTTTGAGGTGTGGGTCCATTTTAGATTGGTACATCATGAGTTGTCATTTGGGTAATTTTTAGCAAAAGAAGGATAAAAACTTATTCTAAAAGCCGGCCAAAATCGATTACTTTATCAAAATAACCCTCATCTAAAACACTTTCATCCACCCCATTTACATGGATTAGCGCTGGAATGATATTTGTTGATTTGTTGATCGATTTTGTGAATATAAGAATCGGTCAATAAAAATGCAATTGTCGATTTGTTGATGTATTTTTTATAGTCATTATCCTTTTTATATGGCTAAATCGATGAGGTATGCACATCTAATAAGGCGGTTTGATACACAAAATTAGGGCTCCACAAATGGCGGCAATAACTTTTTGTGCTAAACCATCTTGGTTGTTGTTGGTTGCGATCGTCAGCCATGTGTAAGTACATGGCTGACGATCGCGGTTTCAAAGGTGAAGATGCCGGCGATGGGGAAAACCAAATTTTCAGTGCGTTAAAGATATTTAAGAACTGCATTTTTTTAACACGGTGTTGAAAATGCAGGTTGGCTTGGAAAAATGCTTATCATTATTTATTAAGTTCTTTCGTGCTCTTTGATGAGATTTTTTTGACAAAATAAAGGCGTGGGGTATATAAGCGGATGTTTAAAAAATGGTTTTGGGAATTTTTGTGAAGAAGAATGTAACTTATTTTAATTTTATAATTTTCTTGTTATTAGTGCTTGTGGTTTATTTTGAGCAGGTTTTTGCCAGTGAGGCATATATAGCTAATAATAGTGATAATAGTGTAACCGTAATTAATGCTAATACAAGAGTATTTATAGAAACAATTCCTGTTGGCAATGGTCCTCAGGGGGTTGCTGTCACCCCAAATGGTAGCTATGCGTACATAACAAATGCAAGTGGTAATACTGTTTCTGTTATAGATACAACTACTAAAGCCGTTGTTGATGTAATTTCAGTAGGTATAGGAGTTACTCCTGTCGGGGTTGCAGTTTCTCCTGATGGAAGCCTTGTTTACGTATCCAATAATGGTGAAAGCACGGTTTCTGTTATCAACGCAGAAACTAATATCGTTACTGGCTCTATTACTGTGGGTTTTGCTCCAGTTGGAATTGCATTTACTCCCGATGGAAATTTTGCATATGTAGCTAATACTTTTGAAGATAATATTTCTGTAATTGATATAGGAAGTGGCTCTGTCATAAATACAGTTCCTGTTGGAGGATTTCCTTTTGGTGTTGCAGTTACTCCCAATGGAAGTTATGTTTATGCAACTAATTTAACTTCTGGTACTGTCTCTGTAATTGACACAAGTAGCAACATAGTTGTGGATGAAATTACTGTTGCATCAGAACCTAGATATCTTGCGATCACTCCTAATGGTGAGTTTGTTTATGTTGCCAATAGTGGTAGTGATGAAATTTCGGTAATTACTACTGCAAGCAATACAGTCACAGACACAATTTCTGCTTCTATTGGAGTAAGTCCTTTTGGTGTAGCAATTGTACCAGGGGGTGGTTTTGTTTATGTCACAAATAACGGTAGTAACAATGCCTCTGTAATTGATACTAACACCAATCTAGTTATAGAGACTATTAGTACTGGTGCTGGACCACAAGGAATTGCTATTACTTCATCCCCACTACCTCCAGCTAGTTTAACCGGACAAAAAGAAACAAATAATTTTCCTTTTCAAAAGCAATTTATAAATGTATTATCATGGACTGCAAGCTCAAGTAGTAATATTGTGTCTTATAATATTTATAGAGATAGTGTTTTGATTGGCTCTGTTTCTTCTAGCGCCCTTTTGAGTTACATAGATACTTCTATTAATAAATCAGAAGGATATACATATGGCGTAACTGCCGTGAACGCAATTGGTTCAGAGAGTGCTCCTATAACAGTTTTTATCCAATAGTTTTAAGGCCAATGATGAAAAAATATATTTCTATAATT is a genomic window containing:
- a CDS encoding beta-propeller fold lactonase family protein; this encodes MVYFEQVFASEAYIANNSDNSVTVINANTRVFIETIPVGNGPQGVAVTPNGSYAYITNASGNTVSVIDTTTKAVVDVISVGIGVTPVGVAVSPDGSLVYVSNNGESTVSVINAETNIVTGSITVGFAPVGIAFTPDGNFAYVANTFEDNISVIDIGSGSVINTVPVGGFPFGVAVTPNGSYVYATNLTSGTVSVIDTSSNIVVDEITVASEPRYLAITPNGEFVYVANSGSDEISVITTASNTVTDTISASIGVSPFGVAIVPGGGFVYVTNNGSNNASVIDTNTNLVIETISTGAGPQGIAITSSPLPPASLTGQKETNNFPFQKQFINVLSWTASSSSNIVSYNIYRDSVLIGSVSSSALLSYIDTSINKSEGYTYGVTAVNAIGSESAPITVFIQ